The genomic region TCGACATAGTAGGAGTGTTCCCACACGTCGACGCCGAGGATCGGCGTTGCGCCGTGAACGAGCGGGTTTTCGCCGTTCGGGGTCTTGGAGATTTCGAGCTTGCCGTTCTTGACCGACAGCCAGGCCCAGCCCGAACCGAACTGGCCGACACCGGCGGCGATGAAATCTTCACGGAACTTGTCGTAGCCGCCAAGATCGGACTCGATTGCCTTTTCAAGCTTGCCCGGCAGCTTCTTGCCGCCGCCGCCCTTCTTCATCCATTTCCAGAACTGGATGTGGTTGTAGTGCTGGCCGGCATTGTTGAAGAGGCCCTGGTTCGTCCCGTAGCTTTCCTTGACGATCTCTTCCAGGCTCTTGCCTTCGAGGCCGGAGCCTTCGAGCAGCTTGTTGCCGTTTGTGACATAGGCCTGATGGTGCTTGTCGTGGTGAAGTTCAAGCGTCTCGCGCGACATGAAAGGCGCAAGGGCGTCGTAGTCATACGGCAGGGCGGGCAGTTCGAAAGCCATTGGAAACTCTCCTCTTGTCATTCGGCTTACATGGGCAGCCAGCGGCGGGCCGAACAGATGCTGCCTCAAAACTTGTGTGCGGAATCTACATAGGCCGCATCGGTGCGGGCGGCAATGGCGTGATTGAGCAATTCAGCTTCAAGACAATGAATTATTATTGAAATCACAGTAGGATGGCGTAATTCTCGATTTAGAGCGCATCCCGAAAAGTGTGAAACGGTTTTCGGATAAGATGCGGGTCAAAAACAATTGATTAGAGCGCCAGTCTGATCCAATCAGATCGAAACGCGCTCTAACGCTTCGCGATGCGGGCGGACCCTCACAGGAGGAAATGGTGTCCCACAGTTCTTATGTCTTCGACGCTTATGGCACATTGTTCGATGTCCATTCGGCGGTGCGGCGGCATGCGGAGAAGGCCGGGCCGGACGGACGGGCATTTTCCGAACTGTGGCGCGCAAAGCAGCTCGAATATTCCTGGGTGCTGAGCCTGATGGGCGCCTATAGCGATTTCTGGAAACTCACCGAGGATTCGCTTGATTTCGCATTTGCGCGCTACCCTTCCGTCGATCCCGGGCTACGCAATGACCTGCTCGATGCCTATTGGAAGCTTGATTGCTATCCGGAAGTGCCCGCGGCCCTCAAAGGCCTGAAAGAGAAGGGCGCAAGGCTCGCCATTCTCTCCAACGGATCGCCCGCAATGCTGGAATCCGCTGTCCGTTCGGCTGCGCTCGATGTTCTGCTCGACGACGTGATTTCGGTCGATGAAGTCAGGAAGTACAAGACCGCGCCGGCAGTCTATGAACTCATCACCCTCCACTGGCGGCTTTATCCGTCGGCCATCTCGTTCCAGTCTTCGAACCGCTGGGACGTGGCGGGCGCGGTGCGGTTCGGCATGCGCGGGGTCTGGATCAACCGTTCCAACCAGCCCGACGAATATAAGGAGTTCGCTCCGGCGCTCATTTTGCCAAGCCTCCAACTGCTCGATTGAGTTTTCACTAAAATTTGAACTTGCCGAATTTATCGAAAGCTGGCCGCTGCACCCAAAATTGTGTCGCGGCTGCAACACGAGCCATGCTGGTGGGCCTTCGCCACGATTAGGCCGCATTAAGAACGGGTGTACGCCACAATTTTCGGGCGTTTTCCGTGCAACCAAACACCGGAAACAGCCGTTTCAGGCCGTTTTCACCGCCCACTGCGTATCTGCCACAATTTGGTCGGGTCGCAATTCGTTAACCCTGAATGTGTATCTGTAACTCCTCCCGTCACTAAACTGGTTTTCATATGCAAACGACCCTTACCCGCCGTTCCTTTCTGACGGCAATGACAGCAACAGCGGCCGCCGGCCTGGCCGGTTGCGCTCAGTTGGGGCAGAATGTTCCAATTATCGATGTGGATCAGTCGGGCAACCCGATTAACCGCACCCCGCAGGCCAATGTCGATTCATCCTATGGCGGCTGGGCGCAGATGTACGCCGCCGTTGAAGATGGCGGCTTCATGCTTCCGGCAATCCCGATCCAGAAGATGGACAAGCGCTTCCTGCGCCAGGTGGTGCAGGATCCGACCGGCGAACTGCCGGGTACGATCGTCATCGATACGGCCAACCGCTTCTGCTATCTGGTCCTCGAAAACGGTCAGGCAATGCGCTACGGCGTCGGGATTGGCCGCGAAGGCTTTGCATGGTCGGGCCGCGCCGTGATCCAGTACAAGCGCCAGTGGCCGCGCTGGACTCCGCCGGATGAAATGGTCGCCCGCCAGCCGGAACTGGTGCAGTACAGCGCCAAGAATGGCGGCATGGCTCCGGGTCTCAAGAACCCGCTTGGCGCCCGCGCGCTCTATATTTTCCAGGACGGCAAGGACACGCTGTACCGCCTGCACGGCAACCCGGAATGGTGGTCAATCGGCAAGGCAGTCTCTTCGGGCTGCGTCCGCTTCCTGAACCAGGACATCATCGATCTCTATGATCGTGTTCCGGCAAAGGCACCCATTCTGGTGATGTAAGGTTAGGGGAATAGGGCAGTAAGGCAGTACGGCAATATGTTTGCTTGACTGAAACCTTCTGCCCTATTTCACTTACTGCCTTACTGCCTTACTGCCTTACTGCCTTAAATTACCTCTTGAAGCTGCCGAGGATCCCGCGCACGAGCGCACGCCCGAGCGAATTGCCGACCGAGCGGACGACGGATTTCATGGCTGCTTCCGCCACCGTCTGGCGGCCGGAGCGGCGACCGGTGCCGAGCACCGTACCGGCGAGCTCACCAAAGATGCCACTGCCGCCTTCTTCCTCTTCCTTGGTCTTTTGCTGGGCTGCCGCTGCATTCTGCGCCTTGCGGGCCAGCATTTCGAAAGCGGAATCGCGATCCACGGCCTGATCGTACTGTCCGGCGACCGGGCTCGCCGCGATGATCTTCGCACGTTCTTCCGGCGTCAGCGGCCCGATGCGTGAAGAGGGCGGGCGGATGAGCGTGCGCTGCACGATGGAAGGCACGCCTTTTTCCTGCAAGGTGGAAACCAGCGCTTCACCCGTGGCAAGATTGGTGATCGCCTGAAATGTGTTGAAATCCGGGTTCGGGCGGAACGTGTCTGCTGCGGTCTTCACGGCATTGGTCTCGCGCGGCGTATAGGCGCGAAGCGCGTGCTGCACGCGATTGCCAAGCTGCGCCAGGACGGTTTCCGGCACGTCGAGCGGGTTCTGCGTCACGAAATAGACGCCGACGCCCTTGGAACGGATCAGGCGCACGACCTGCTCCACGCGATCGATCAGCGCCTTGGGCGCTTCGTCGAACAGAAGGTGGGCTTCATCGAAGAAGAAGACCAGCCTCGGCTTGTCGGGATCGCCGATTTCGGGCAACTCCTCGAACAGTTCCGACATCAGCCAGAGCAGGAAGGTGGAATAAAGCCGCGGGCTCATCATCAGCTTGTCGGCGGCGAGCACGCTCACCACGCCGCGCCCGTCGGTGGTGGTGCGCATCAGGTCCGAAATCTTGAGCGCCGGTTCCCCGAAGAATTTCGAGCCGCCCTGCTGGTCGAGAACCAGAAGCGAACGCTGGATCGCGCCGACCGAGGTCTTGTTCACATTGCCGTACTTTCCGGAAAGCTCTGCCGAGCGCTCCGCCATCTCGGCAAGGATCGCCTGCAGGTCCTTGAGGTCCACAAGCAACAGGCCTTCTTCGTCCGCCAGACGGAAAGCGATGTTCAGCACGCCTTCCTGCGCGTCGGTCAGGTTCATCAGGCGAGACAGCAGCAGCGGTCCCATTTCGGAAATGGTTGCGCGGACAGGATGACCCTGTTCGCCGAAAATATCCCAGAAGATTACAGGGGCTGCGCGCATTTCATACGGGTCGAGCTTGATCTCCGCCGCACGCTTGAGGAGCCCGTCATTTTGAACGCCGACCGCGCCGATGCCGGAAAGGTCGCCCTTGATGTCGGCGCAGAAAACGGGCACGCCTGCCGCCGAAAAGCTTTCGGCCAGAACCTGCAGCGTGACCGTTTTGCCGGTGCCGGTAGCGCCGGTGACGAGGCCGTGACGGTTGCCGTATTTCAGCGCTAGATATTCCGGCTGCTGGTAAGAGTCGTCTGGCTTGCGGCTCGCGCCAAGAAAAATAGCGTCTTCGGCAGTCATCAGGCGGCTTGCTCCCTCTGTTCAACTCACTTTAGAGCATAATCCGATCGGAGTGAAACGAGGATCGATAAGATTATGCTTTCAATAAAAGAGTTTAGAGTTCGTTTCGATCTGATTCAATCAGATCGAAACGAGCTCAAGCATATAAACACCGCTTGTCGTCACGACAAGGAAAAGCCCTGAACGAACTGACGGGCGCAGCTTGCAATTGGACCTCAGCGGGCCGGATAGCCGTTCGGATGCGCCGGAATGGCTTTCAGATAGGCGGCAATGGCATTGCGATCCGCCTCGGCGAGATGGGCCATGTTCGCAACCACATCGGTCATCGATCCGCCGAGCGAATCGAAATCCGGGGTGAAGCCGCTCTGCAGCGCATAGGCGATGTCTTTCTCGCTCCAGCCGCCAATGCCTGCTTCGCCCGGCGTGATGTTCGGCACAACGCCTCTTTTCCCGTCGCTGCCGGTCTCGGGCGATAATGCCCCTGCGAGCCACTGGCCCTTGTCCAGCCCTCCGATGACATTGCGCGGCGTGTGGCATTCACCACAATGGCCAAGGGCCTCGGTCAGATACTGGCCGCGCTTCACCTGATCGGAGGCATTTGCGATTTCCACCACGGGCTGGTCTGACAGGTAAAGCTGTTTCCAGAGGCCCAGCCCGCGCCGGATATTGAACGGGAAAGAAAGCCTGTGCGGCGCCGTTGCATTGTCGGACGGCGGCAGCGTTTTCATGAAGGCGAAGAGATCGGCCACGTCCTGCGGCTGCATTCTGGTATAGGATGTGTAGGGGAAGGACGGATAAAGATGTTCGTTCTGCTTGCCGACGCCTTTCAGCATCGCATTGGCGAAATCATGGATCGTCCAGGTGCCGATCCCCTGCTCGGACGGGGAGATATTGGGCGCGATGAACGTCCCGAAATCCGAAACCAGTTCGTGCCCGCCCGCCAGAACCTTGCGCGCATCGCCGGTTGCACCGGGGGCCGCGTGGCAGGAGGCGCAGCCGCCCGCCCAGAAAACCTGTTCGCCCTTGACCGGATCGCCCGGTTCCATCGCATCCAGAACGGTTTGGCTCACCTTCTGCGGCGTGGTCAGAATCCAGAAAGCTGCGGCTCCAAGGACGACCACGGCGCCTGCGACATATGCCAGTTTTCGGACCATTTCATCCGTTCCCGTCTGGCGGTTCCGACGATTGCGGACCGCTCTTATGGCTGTCATTCAGCACGCCAGCCTCAATGCGCGAAGGCGCCGGAGCAGCACCGCGCTCTGCTGGAAATGCTTTTGCGCACCGAATGTTTCCGTCCGGTGCGCGCGGTGTCAACCGTGAAGATCAGTTCTTCTTGACGCGATAGACCTGATGGCAGGAACCGCAATTGGCTGCAACCTGCTGGAAGGCGGACTTCAGCGCATCCAGATCCTGCGGCTTGGCAGCCAATGCAGCCGCGGCGTCGGTGCGGAATTTTTCAACGTGCTTGACGAAATCGTCCTTGTTTTCCCAGATTTTTGGTGAGGCTTCCGTGTCGCCCTGATCCGAACCCGCAGGGAAAAGCGTGTCCACGTCCATTTTCTTGGCGTCGGCGTCGATCTTTTCCAGCGCGGCAAGTGCGGCGGCGGCGTCGAAAGGCTTCTCGCCCTTGACCATGGGAGCAATCGAGCCGACAGAACGGCCAAGGTCCTTCATGATTGCCTGACGATCGGCTGTGACGTCAGCCTGAGCTACACCGGCGACCAATACAGCAGCAGAACTGACAGTCAGGAAAAACAAACGCATGCGATCCTCCGCGTTTAAAAATTGAACAGATTTCGTCCCTTGGTTCAAATATCCGATACAATCCGGGACATTGCAATCATCGCACCGGTTAAATCGCCAATGCGGCAAGTATCATCCAGAATTTAGTGGGATTATTACATGGGCTTCACGTTATCGTGAAAAACATGACTTAATTACTATTGTTTTGTATTGGCGTGTGGAGATTGTGGGACCTGCGGCGAAGGATGGTTCTGCCGGGAGTAATGATGCAAAAAGGCCCCGGAAACCGGGGCCTTTATCGAAAAATGCAAGGTTGGTCAGACGAACTGGCCGAGGCCCGGGATCGCGCCGATAACGGCATCGACGGGTTCGTCGCCGGCCTTTTCCTTGGCAAAGCGGATGGTCTCCTTGGCGACGCCGGAAATCTCGCCCATGCCGAGGCCAGCGCCCATGAGCTGCGAGCCCAGACCCATCACGCCGCCCATCAGACCGGACAGGAAGCCGCCGCCCTTGACCTGCGAAATCGCTTCTTCAGCGCCCGGAAATGCTGCGAGAAGCTTCTGGACTTCTGCCTCCGGACCTTCCTTCTGCAGGAAGGCGAGGATCATGCCGACTGCCTTTTCTGCCGTTGCCGCATCGATGCCAACTTTGGAGGTGATGCGTGCGATCAGTTCTTCCATGGAAACTCTCCCAAAAATCTTACGTTTACGTAATATGCATTCTCGGTTTCGCTTTGCAAGCCGGCGGGAGCGAAAATATTAGAACATGGTTCCGAAAAAGTGGGAGCGGCTTCGGACATGATCATATTCAGACAAAACCTGGGAGCGGGACGGCGGGACAACTTACAAACATCCCGCTCCTGGAGAATATGACTCCGGACACGACGGCATAATTACGCCGTTCTAATTTCCTGCAGTTCCAGTTCTTCTATCATGGCCTGTCGCATGACGAATTTCTGGATTTTGCCGGTCACGGTCATCGGAAACTGATCCACGAAGCGGATATGCGCCGGAACCTTGTAATGCGCGATCCGCTGCCGGCAATATTCGCTGAGGTCCTCTTCGGACAGTTGTGCGTCCTTGTGCAGCTTGACCCAGGCGCAGATGATTTCGCCGAACTTCCGGTCCGGAATGCCGAATATCTGGACGTCGCTGATCGCCGGATGGGCAAACAGGAACTCTTCGATCTCACGCGGGTAGATATTCTCGCCGCCGCGAATGATGAGGTCCTTTATGCGCCCAACGATGTTGCAATAACCTTCCTCGTCTATGGTCGCGAGGTCTCCCGTGTGCATCCAGCCCGCATCGTCAATGGCGCCGGCTGAACTTTCCGCGTCGTTCCAGTAGCCGCGCATGACACTGTAGCCGCGCGTCAGCAATTCGCCCTTTTCGCCGCGCGGCACGACCTTGCCATCCGCATCCACGATCTTCACCTCCAGATGCGGGTGAATGCGCCCGACCGTGGAAACGCGCCGCTCCAGCGGATCGGACGTCGAACTCTGGAAACTGACCGGGCTCGTCTCGGTCATGCCGTAGGCGATGGTGATTTCGCCTTGATGCATCTCGCTCACGACACGCCGCATGACTTCGATGGGGCAGGGCGACCCGGCCATGATGCCGGTGCGCAGGCTCGAAAGGTCGAAGCGGCTGAAGTCCGGATGATCCAGCATCGCGATGAACATGGTCGGCACGCCATGCAGGCCGGTGCATTGCTCCTCCTCGACGGTCTGCAGCGTCAGGAAAGGGTCGAAACTGTCATTCGGGATTACCATGCAGGAGCCGTGAGTGACGCAGGCAAGATTGCCGAGCACCATGCCGAAGCAATGGTAGAACGGCACCGGGATGCAGAGCCGGTCCTGTTCGGAAAGTTGCATCGCCTCCCCAACGAAAAAGCCGTTGTTGAGGATATTGTGATGCGAGAGCGTCGCGCCCTTCGGGCTGCCGGTCGTGCCGCTGGTGAACTGGATATTGATGGGATCGTCGAATTGCAGTTCGTCCGCAAGCTGCGCCAGTTCCTGCCTGGTGACTTCATCGCCGGATTGGGCCACATCGTCGAAATTCAACATGCCCGGCGTCTGTTCCGTACCAAGCCGGATCACGCAGCGCAGCGAGGGAAGCCGCCCGGACATCAGATGCCCCGGCCGGGCCTCATCGAGTTGGGGCACGATGCTGCGCAGGATATCGATATAGTTGCTGCTCTTTAGCGACGGCGCGAGGATGAGCGCCGCGCATTCGACTTTCCCCAGCACATATTCCAGTTCATGCGCCCGGTAGGCGGGGTTGATGTTGACGAGGATCAGGCCCGCCTTGGCGCTCGCGAACTGGGTGAGAATCCATTCGAGATTGTTCGGCGACCAGATGCCGAGACGCTCGCCGGGGCGCAGCCCTATGGCGAGGAAGCCTTCGGCAAGCTCATCGGTCCGCTGCCTGAGTTCGGAATAGGTCAGCCGGATATTCTGGTGGCGGATGACGACTGCGGGACGTTCAGGATATTTTTCCGCGATTTGGTCCAGATGCCGGCCGATCGTATTGCCGATGAGAAGCTTGTCGCTCGCGCCATGCACATAACTGGGAACAGAGCTGGCCTGCTGCATTTCCGATCCTCCCAAACCGAAGATGACGCCCGAAGGCGATGCATCAAGTGGTGAGAGGATGCCATCCGCAGCGCTTCATGAAAACCGCAGATTTTTAAGGCCGGGTTCAGCGTTTCATGCAGCGCACCAGCGTGGCGGCTCCGGCATTGGTGTATTTGCTCTGCATCGTATAGAGCCAGCCCTTGCATTCGGACATGCTGCTGAAGCAGCGGATACGGTCGATCGGAACCAGCCCGTCGCCGCCGGTGATGAAGGGTGAATCGTCCACGCCGCTGAACTGGCCGACGATGATGCCGCTGCCTCTTCTCGGCACGCTGCAGCGCTGGCCGGCAAATTCACCGACATCCTTGCGCACCTGAGCCTCAGCCGACATGGGCAGCGCAACAAGGCCGGAAACCGCAAGCGATGCGGAAGTGAGGCAGACAGCAATGACCTGACGCAGCATCGAACTCTCCTTCAAAAGAATAGTTACAGAACAATAGTATAAGGGAAATGGCGCGTTCTTCCAGAGCATGCCTCCCGAAAGCGGGACCGGTCGGGAAAAGGCATGCGTAAGAGGAAGGCATCGCGCCCTTGAAAACTGGACGCGATGCTATCTGGCGGGAGCCGGAACAGGGCGGCTCTGGATGAGGCTCCTAGAGCGTGCCGCCCGCCTTGCCTGTCACCTTGAGCGCGAAAGCGTAAGTGTAGGCGACTTCTTCCAGCCGCGAGAACCGACCCGAGGCCCCGGCATGGCCTGCATCCATGTTGATGCGGAACAGGACAGGGTGGTCATCGGTCTTCAGTTCACGCAGCCGGGCGACCCATTTGGCGGGTTCCCAATAAGTCACGCGCGGATCGGTAAGCCCCGCCACCGCCAGAATGGCGGGATAGCCCTGACGGCTGACATTATCGTAGGGCGAATAGCCGGCAATGATCCGGTAATCCGTTTCCGATGTGATCGGGTTGCCCCATTCCGGCCATTCCGGCGGGGTGAGTGGCAATGTGTCGTCCAGCATCGTGTTGAGCACGTCGACGAAGGGCACTTCGGCGATGATGCCGCCGAAGGCGTCGGGCGCCATATTGACAATCGCGCCCATCAGCATGCCGCCCGCCGAACCGCCATGGGCGACGATGCGGTCATGGCTGGTAAAACCTTCGGCAACAAGGTGCCGTGAGGCGGCGATGAAATCGGTGAAGGTGTTCACCTTTTTGTCGCGCTTGCCGTTTTCATACCAGGCAAAACCCTTGTCCTTGCCGCCGCGGATATGGGCGATGGCATAGACGAAGCCGCGATCCACGAGCGACAGCCGCGAGGTGCTGAAGCTGGCCGGAATGGTGATGCCATAGGAACCATAGCCATAGAGCAGGCAGGGCGCGGAGCCGTCGAGCCGGGTGTCCTTGTGATAGAGCAGGGAGACCGGCACCAGTTCGCCATCCGATGCCCTGGCGAACACGCGGCGCGTGACGTAGTCCTGCGCATTGTGGCCGGACGGAACTTCCTGCGTCTTCAACAGCTTGCGCTCGCGCGTCCGCATATTGTAGTCGAAAAGCTGTTCCGGCGTCGTCATGGACGAATAGGAGAAGCGGATTAAATCCGTATCATATTCGGCGCTGCCATGAAGGCCGAGCGAATAGGCTTCCTCGTCAAAGGCAATGGCATGTTCCTCGCCGGTTTCGCGGTCGCGGATCACGATGCGCGGCAGGCCGTTATCGCGTTCCATCCAGACAAGGTGATGCTTGTAGGCCGAATGCGACAGGATCAGCCGTCCCGGCTTTTCCGCCACCACCTCGACCCAGTTTTCCGGCTGCGGGGCGCTGGCGGGCGCCTGGCAGATCTTGAAATCCTTGGCGCCGTCGGCATTGGTCAGGATGTAGAACACATCGCCGCCCGGCGCGATGTCGTATTCCGTGCCGGTCTTGCGCTTCATGACGAGCTGCGGCTTGGCCGCCGGGTCGCTGGCGGGAAGGAGCCAGCATTCCGATGTTTCATGGTCATGAATATCGATGAAGATATAGTCGTCCAGCGCCGAACCGCCGACCCCGAGGAAAAAGCCGGGGTCTTTCTCCTCATAGATCAGCCGGTCATCCGACTGCGCCGTGCCGATCCTATGATAGAAGACCTTGGATGGCCGATGGTTTTCATCAAGGCGCGTATAGAAGAAGCCCTCGCTTTGTGCATCCCACGCGCCGCCGCCATTCGTGTCGGTGACGATGTCCTCAAGGTCCTTCATCGAAGACAGGTCGCGGACCTTGAGCTTGTAGAATTCCGATCCCTTGTCGTCATAGCCCCAGATCAAAAGCTTGTGATCCGGCGCGTGATCGGCGGAAGCGAGGCGGAAATATGCCTTGTCCTTGCCCTCCACGTCACCGTCGAGAAGGATGGTCTCAGCGCCGCCATCGCGCGGCGTGCGGATGAAATAGGGCTGTTCACCGCCGGTGCGATAGGACACGCCATAGGCATAGGGACCATCCTTGGAAGGAACGGACGAGTCGTCTTCCTTGATGCGCGCGCGCATTTCGGCAAACAGGCTTTTCTGCAGCGCTTCCGTGTCCTTCATCAGCGCTGCCTGATAAGCGTTTTCCGCCTCCAGATGCGCGCGGATTTCGGAGGAGAGAACCGAGGGGTCCTTGAATACATCCTGCCAGTTATCTGCGCGCAGCCAGGCATAATCGTCGGTGCGGGTGATCCCGTGACGGGTGTCATTAACCGGATGTTTGGTTGCGTGCGGCGGTTGAATTTGCAAGAAGCTCTGAGACATCCACAATTCCAATGAATACTGTTTCGATTTGCTGCAAGGCAGGTAAGTAGTGCCTTCTAGTGGATTGATTTTGAGGATGAATCCCGGCTGACATAGATGCTGTTTCGAACGTCAAATTCGAAAAATCCACCAGATACATATACTTCCTGACGGTCTTTTGAATACCAACATTTGCTCAGCGCTTGAACCAGGGGAGGCAAATGTTGGAATCAGACCAAGAGCGGGTGACGGTGATATTTATATAGTCGGCTGAAAAGGCGAAAGCGAGTTCAATCCGTGGAAATATATTTGAACAATGCCATTTTGAGGCCCGATTCTGCGCCCAAAAGCTACGTTACGGAAGGCAGTTAGTCTTGAGTCGCGTACAAGAAAACTTGAGGGAGAAAACTATTGCTAACGATAGCTCGGCAAATTAAAGGAAGCAACGCAGTGAACTGCGGCTCCACCCATATCCTGTAATAAATGACAGGGGCGGCAACGCCAACACATTGTGATTCAAAGTTTCCATATGTTGGCGCGGTTGCGATCCGAATTTTTGTATTTGACGATTCAAGAAGAAAGACTTGGTATTAATGTAATGTGGTTTGACAATTCTATTGCAAATGACATTATCAACTGATATTCGCAGTCGGGAATGGATGGGGCAGAGTTGGAATACGTAACGGCGATGGCAGGCGGGGATCTCCAGTCGTCGATTGCGCAACAATAAGAAGTAAAAAAGGAAATCTGATGGAAAATCTGGACACGCACGACGAGAGCGCAGAACTGCTTCTGAGCCTTACTGCAGATGTTGTAGCTGCATATGTCGGCAATAATTCGATTCGCGCTGGCGAGTTGCCGCTGCTGATCGCCGAAGTACATGCCGCGTTCAAGCGTCACGTCGAACGCGAAGAAGCGCCTGTCGTCGTTGAGAAGCCGAAGCCTGCCGTCAACCCGAAGAAGTCGGTTCATGACGACTACATCATCTGCCTCGAAGACGGCAAGAAGTTCAAGTCGCTGAAGCGTCACCTCATGACCCATTACAACATGACGCCGGAACAGTACCGCGAAAAGTGGGATCTCGACCCGAACTATCCGATGGTCGCCCCCAACTACGCTGCTGCCCGTTCGCGTCTTGCGAAGAAGATGGGCCTCGGCCGCAAGCCGAAGGAAGCTTGAGCGCTCTGACTTTCGAGCGCACTGCGCTTTGCCACATCTATTCTTGAGCGTTTGTTGAAATGGCCGTTATCGTAAAGCGCAAGCTCGACGATAGCGGCCATTTTGCTTGGGGTGCCATTTCCGAAATGCTGGCCCCGTCAGCCGATCCGGTCGAAAGCCTGTTTCAATGCGATGTGTCGGTTCAGGTCATAACTCCAGTGACCGCACATTCCTTTCAGGCGCTCCCTTTCCATAAGGCGCGTCAGGCGCCGCTTGGTCCGTTCCTTTTCTTCCTGCGGCGCCTTGAGAACTTCATCCAGATCGATCCCGGCGATGATCTGCAAGGCGATGCGTTGCATCGCCGTCAGTTGATTCTCTTTTTTTCGGGCAAGGAATAATTTGCGGGCGTGTCTGATATCCGCATCCATCGTCACAATCCTCATTTCTCGGTGTGAACGAGCATGAACCTCGTGAGATGCCGTTGGATAATATTCCTAGATTTTGGCGCAGTTTTCTGTA from Brucella intermedia LMG 3301 harbors:
- a CDS encoding S9 family peptidase, yielding MSQSFLQIQPPHATKHPVNDTRHGITRTDDYAWLRADNWQDVFKDPSVLSSEIRAHLEAENAYQAALMKDTEALQKSLFAEMRARIKEDDSSVPSKDGPYAYGVSYRTGGEQPYFIRTPRDGGAETILLDGDVEGKDKAYFRLASADHAPDHKLLIWGYDDKGSEFYKLKVRDLSSMKDLEDIVTDTNGGGAWDAQSEGFFYTRLDENHRPSKVFYHRIGTAQSDDRLIYEEKDPGFFLGVGGSALDDYIFIDIHDHETSECWLLPASDPAAKPQLVMKRKTGTEYDIAPGGDVFYILTNADGAKDFKICQAPASAPQPENWVEVVAEKPGRLILSHSAYKHHLVWMERDNGLPRIVIRDRETGEEHAIAFDEEAYSLGLHGSAEYDTDLIRFSYSSMTTPEQLFDYNMRTRERKLLKTQEVPSGHNAQDYVTRRVFARASDGELVPVSLLYHKDTRLDGSAPCLLYGYGSYGITIPASFSTSRLSLVDRGFVYAIAHIRGGKDKGFAWYENGKRDKKVNTFTDFIAASRHLVAEGFTSHDRIVAHGGSAGGMLMGAIVNMAPDAFGGIIAEVPFVDVLNTMLDDTLPLTPPEWPEWGNPITSETDYRIIAGYSPYDNVSRQGYPAILAVAGLTDPRVTYWEPAKWVARLRELKTDDHPVLFRINMDAGHAGASGRFSRLEEVAYTYAFALKVTGKAGGTL
- a CDS encoding MucR family transcriptional regulator, giving the protein MENLDTHDESAELLLSLTADVVAAYVGNNSIRAGELPLLIAEVHAAFKRHVEREEAPVVVEKPKPAVNPKKSVHDDYIICLEDGKKFKSLKRHLMTHYNMTPEQYREKWDLDPNYPMVAPNYAAARSRLAKKMGLGRKPKEA